Sequence from the Acidihalobacter prosperus genome:
ATATTCAGCCCATTATCGAAGAAGCCTTCGAGCGTCGCGCGGAAATTACGCCGCGTACGGTGGAAACCCATGTCAGGGACGCCATCATCGGCGCCATCAATCAACTCGACAGTGGCGCTCTGCGCGTGGCCGAAAAACGCGACGGCAGCTGGGTGGTCAACGAATGGCTGAAAAAGGCGGTGCTGCTCGGCTTCCGCATATGGGACAATGATTTCATCAAGGGCGGCTTCACCAATTACTACGACAAGGTGCCCTCGAAATACGCCGACATCAGCTCGCGCGAATTCCGCGAAGGCGGCGTGCGCGTCGTGCCCCCCGCAACCGCACGCAAGGGCGCCTATATCGCCCCCGGCGTCGTATTGATGCCGTCATACGTGAATATTGGCGCCTATGTCGACTCGGGCTCCATGGTCGACACCTGGGCGACGGTCGGCTCCTGCGCGCAGATCGGCAAGAACGTCCATCTCTCGGGCGGCGTTGGCATCGGCGGCGTACTCGAACCGCTTCAGGCCGCGCCTACCATTATCGAGGACAACTGCTTCATCGGCGCGCGCTCCGAAATCGTTGAAGGCGTCATCGTCGAGGAAGGCGCAGTGATTTCCATGGGCGTCTACATCGGCCAGAGCACTAAAATCTACGACCGCGAAAGCGGCGAAATTCTTTACGGTCGCGTACCTGCCGGAGCGGTCGTCGTCCCGGGCAACCTGCCCTCCAAGGATGGACGCTACAGCCTCTATTGCGCCGTCATCGTCAAACGCGTGGACGAAAAAACCCGTGCCAAGGTCGGGATCAACGCACTGCTGCGGGATATCTGACCCCATACCCGCCGGAGGCCGGTAACATGCGCGATTTCCCCACCCTGCTCGGCAATGTATTGTGGTTCATTCTGGGCGGCTTCGCCGTGGGACTGGCCTGGTGGCTGGCCGGCTTGGTGATGATCGTTTCCATCATCGGCATACCCTGGGCACGCGCGGCGTTTGTCATCGGGCGATTTTCGTTCTTCCCATTCGGTTACCGCGTGGTTGAACGACGCGCGCTGTTCCAGCGCACCGATATCGGCAGCGGGCCTCTGGGGCTGCTCGGCAACCTCGTCTGGTTCGTGTTTGCCGGCATCTGGCTGGGCATCGGACATCTGCTGGCAGCCCTGTTCTGCTTTATGACCATCATCGGCATCCCCTTCGGACTGCAGCACATGAAGCTGGCACAGATATCCTTGTTCCCCATCGGCAAGACCATCATCCCGAATAACGCCTTATGACATTCACGCTTTATGGCATCCGTCAATGCGACACCGTCAAAAAAGCCCGCAAATGGCTGGATACGCACCACGTCGACTACCATTTCCATGATTTTCGTTCGGACGGACTCGACCCGTCCCTACTGCAATCATGGGTGCATGCCCTGGGCCACAGGACGTTGATCAACCGACGCGGCACGACCTGGCGCGGCCTGCCTGACGAAGTCCGTGCAAACCTGGATGAAACGCGCGCAATCCAACTGATGCTGGAGCATCCCACGCTGATCAAGCGCCCCGTGCTCACCGGCTCCCACGCAATACTCGTCGGTTTCGATGAAAAAGCTTATGCACGGCAGACGCATGCTTGAGAGAGGCCATTATGTCCGACACGCTTGAGCTAACCCGTGAACTGGTGGCCCGCGCCTCCATCACGCCAGATGATGCCGGTTGCCAACATCTGATAGCACAGCGGCTGGCACCGCTCGGCTTCGTCGCGGAACACATGAAGTTCGGCGAAGTGGACAATCTCTGGCTGCGCAGAGGCGCGCGAAAACCCCTGTTCTGTTTTGCCGGACATACCGATGTCGTGCCAACCGGGCCGGTGGAAAACTGGATTTCGCCCCCGTTC
This genomic interval carries:
- the dapD gene encoding 2,3,4,5-tetrahydropyridine-2,6-dicarboxylate N-succinyltransferase, with translation MSDIQPIIEEAFERRAEITPRTVETHVRDAIIGAINQLDSGALRVAEKRDGSWVVNEWLKKAVLLGFRIWDNDFIKGGFTNYYDKVPSKYADISSREFREGGVRVVPPATARKGAYIAPGVVLMPSYVNIGAYVDSGSMVDTWATVGSCAQIGKNVHLSGGVGIGGVLEPLQAAPTIIEDNCFIGARSEIVEGVIVEEGAVISMGVYIGQSTKIYDRESGEILYGRVPAGAVVVPGNLPSKDGRYSLYCAVIVKRVDEKTRAKVGINALLRDI
- a CDS encoding YccF domain-containing protein, whose amino-acid sequence is MRDFPTLLGNVLWFILGGFAVGLAWWLAGLVMIVSIIGIPWARAAFVIGRFSFFPFGYRVVERRALFQRTDIGSGPLGLLGNLVWFVFAGIWLGIGHLLAALFCFMTIIGIPFGLQHMKLAQISLFPIGKTIIPNNAL
- a CDS encoding ArsC family reductase yields the protein MTFTLYGIRQCDTVKKARKWLDTHHVDYHFHDFRSDGLDPSLLQSWVHALGHRTLINRRGTTWRGLPDEVRANLDETRAIQLMLEHPTLIKRPVLTGSHAILVGFDEKAYARQTHA